In the Methanobacterium formicicum genome, one interval contains:
- the sucD gene encoding succinate--CoA ligase subunit alpha encodes MIFLDEDTRCVVQGITGKQGSFHTKSMLEYNTNIVAGTSPGKGGQEFEGVPVYNSIAEIKEELDVNASIIFIPAPFAKDAAFESISQLELAVIITEHIPVQDSMEITHYARKNDCKVIGPNTPGIITPGVGKLGIMPTHIFNPGDIGIVSRSGTLTYEVASQITHAGLGQSTCLGIGGDPVVGMDFADVLQKFQEDPKTKAMAMIGEIGGNAEEKAAEYIAENITKPVVAYIAGRTAPPGKRMGHAGAIIEGDTGTAESKINALKAAGVEVAQQPSQIADIMKEII; translated from the coding sequence GTGATATTTCTTGATGAAGACACACGATGTGTGGTGCAGGGAATTACCGGTAAACAAGGCTCTTTCCACACCAAGAGCATGTTAGAATACAACACCAACATCGTGGCTGGAACATCACCCGGTAAAGGAGGCCAGGAATTTGAAGGAGTCCCAGTCTACAATTCTATTGCCGAAATAAAGGAAGAATTGGATGTTAATGCATCAATAATATTTATACCTGCACCCTTTGCCAAGGACGCTGCCTTTGAATCCATATCACAGTTGGAACTGGCCGTGATTATCACTGAACACATACCTGTCCAGGATTCCATGGAAATAACTCATTACGCCCGAAAAAATGATTGCAAAGTCATTGGCCCCAACACCCCTGGAATTATAACACCCGGAGTGGGTAAACTAGGAATCATGCCCACCCATATATTCAATCCAGGAGATATTGGAATAGTATCCCGCAGTGGAACCTTGACCTATGAAGTGGCCAGTCAGATAACCCATGCTGGTCTGGGTCAAAGTACCTGTCTGGGAATCGGTGGCGACCCGGTGGTGGGGATGGATTTTGCAGATGTACTGCAGAAATTCCAAGAAGACCCAAAAACCAAAGCTATGGCCATGATCGGGGAGATCGGAGGTAATGCGGAAGAAAAGGCGGCAGAGTACATTGCTGAAAACATCACCAAACCAGTGGTGGCCTACATTGCCGGTAGAACTGCCCCTCCAGGGAAAAGAATGGGACATGCCGGAGCCATAATTGAAGGGGACACTGGTACTGCTGAAAGTAAAATAAATGCTCTTAAAGCTGCAGGAGTGGAAGTAGCACAACAACCATCACAAATTGCAGATATAATGAAAGAAATAATTTAA